A window of Inquilinus sp. Marseille-Q2685 genomic DNA:
CAAACGGAGGAGACCCGGGATGTCCTACGCAGACGGTTTCGTGCTGGCGGTGCCGAAGGCCAGGCTGGAGGAGTACAAGGAAATGGCGCGCAAGGCGGGCGCGGTGTGGAAGGAGCACGGCGCGCTGGCCTATGTCGAATGCATCGGCGACGACGTGCCCTATGGCGAGCTGACCTCCTTCCCTCGCGCCGTGCAGGCGAAGGAGGACGAGATCGTGGTCTTCGCCTGGGTCGTCTACGAGAACCGGGCCGCGCGCGACGAGATCCTCAAGAAGGTGTTTGCCGACCCGCGGCTGCAGGGGGACCACGCCGCCATGCCCTTCGACGGCAAGCGCATGATCTATGGCGGCTTCGAAGTGTTCCTGGAGCTGTAGGACGCGAGGCCTGCCCACAACGTGAACAGGAGGCGCAGGATGTCCTATGCAGACGGTTTCGTGGCGGCGGTGCCGAAGGAGAATCTCGAGGCGTACAAGGAGATGGCGCGGAAGGCCGGCGCTGTGTGGAAGGAGCACGGCGCGCTGGCCTATGTCGAATGCATCGGCGACGACGTGCCCTATGGCGAGCTGACCTCGTTTCCACGCTCGGTCCAGGCCAAGGAGGACGAGGTCGTGATCTTCGCCTGGATCGTCTACGAATCCCGCGCCGCGCGCGACGAGATCAACCGGAAGGTGATGGCCGACCCGCGGATGGACATGGGCACCGCCACCCCGCCCTTCGACGGCAAGCGCATGATCTATGGCGGCTTCGAGGTGTTCGTGGAGCTGTAGCGGTCATGTCGGGTCGCGGTCGAACTGGCCGGCGCCGGCGACCGGCGCCAGCCAGGGCTCACGGCGGATGATCCAGCCCTCGCGAGTCGGGCGCAGGTCGCCCGGCGCCTCGTCCAGCGCGCCGAGCAGGATCTCGACCCTGTCCTTGCCCTCGGCCGGGTGGAACAGGCGCGAGCCGCAGGCCGGGCAGAAGCTGCGGCCGCGAAAGGTGCGAACCTCCCCGGTCGCGGTGAAGGCGTCGCGCGGCCAGTCGGCATAGCCCATGGCCACGGCGCCCGTGGCCTTGCGGCATTCGGTGCAGTGGCAGATGCCGACCACCAGCGGCTCGCCCCGAACGGTGAAGCGCACCGCGCCGCAGCTGCAGCCGCCCTGGCGCAGGCGCACGCCGTCGACATCCGCCCGCGGCTCCGGTCGCAGCACGGGATAGTCGCTCATCCGGCCCTCCTTCCCTGGTCGCTTCGAGGAACAACACCGGATGCGGGGCTTCGTCGCCGCCTAGCGGTCGACCTTCCGCTCCTTCAGCAGGCCGGACAGCAGGGCGCCGAAGGCCTTGATCGAATGCCCGGCGGCGACGTCCGGGTCGGGGGCGTTGGCGATCCACTGGGCGGCGTGCAGCATCGCCCCGTTGAGCAGCCGCGCCGTCGCCTCCGGGTCGACCGGCACGATCACGCCGTCCTCGGCCAGGCGCCGCAGGCTGCCGGCCATCGAGGCGATGCATTGCGACTGGCTGTCCCAGGTCGAGGGATCGCCGAGCACCGCGGGGCCGTCGCGCAGGACGATCCGCCGGATCTCCGGCTCCAGCGCCATCTCGAGATAGGCGATGCATTCGTCGCAGAAGCCCTGCCACAGCGACTCGGCGCGGCCGGAGACCTCGCGCAGCCGCACGTTCATCTCGGCGTCGATCTCGGCGATCACCGCCCGCAGCAGCCCCTTCTTGTCGCCGAAATGATGGTAGAGCGCGCCGCGGGTCAGGCCGGCCTCGGCGGTGAAGTCGTCCATCGACGCCTCGGCATAGCCCACGGCGCCGAAGGCGTGCCGGGCCGCCGCCAGCAGCTTGGCGCGGGTCTCGGCGATCATCTCGCTGCGCGGTCTGTGGGCCATGCCCCTCCTTCACATACGCGGCGTATGCCAATTGACACGCACCGTCTCCATCATTATCTGCTTCACATACGACGCGTATGCAAGTGCTGCTGCCGCAGCGGAGGCCGCCGTGACCAACCCCTATGCCGAGATCTTCCGCGCCCCCGGCGCCAAGGCCTTCTCGGCCGCCGGCTTCATCGCGCGGCTGCCGCTGGCGATGATGACGCTGGGCATCGTCACCATGCTGTCGCAGGCGCGCGGCGAATACGCGCTGGCCGGCGCCGTCTCCGCCACCTTCGCCCTGTCCAACGCGCTGATCGCGCCGCAGATCTCGCGGCTGGTCGACCGGCGCGGACAGGGCCGGGTGGCGGTCCCGGCCACGCTCGTCACCGTGGCGGCGATGGCCGGGCTGATGCTGGCCACCCGCCTGGGCGCGCCGGACTGGACCCTGTTCCTGTTCGCGATCGGCGCCGGCGCCATGCCCAGCCTGAGCGCCTTCGTGCGGGCGCGCTGGACCGAGCTGTACCGCGACACGCCGCAGCTGCGCACCGCCTTCGCCTTCGAATCCGTGGTCGACGAGGTGATCTTCATGACCGGCCCGGTCATCGCCATCGGGCTGAGCGTCGCGGTGATCCCGGAGGCCGGGCCGCTGGCCGCCACCCTGCTGCTGGCCGCCGGCGTGGCCCTGTTCAGCCGGCTGAAGGCGACCGAGCCGCCGGTGCATGCGCCTGAGGCCGGGCGCGGCCGCTCCGTCATCCGGCTGGGGTCGGTGCGGGTGATCGCGCTGACCATGGTCGCGGTCGGCGCCATCTTCGGCACCGCCGAGGTCACCGCGGTCGCCTTCGCCGAGGCGCATGGCGCCACCGCCGCCGCCAGCCTGGTGCTGGCCGCCTATGCCCTGGGGTCGCTGATCGCCGGGCTGGTGTTCGGGGCGATGAAGCCGCGGCTGTCGCTGGCCGCCCAGTTCGTCCTGGCGATCGGCCTGGCGGCGCTGACCACCCTGCCCCTCCTGGTCGTCGACAGCATCCCGGCGCTGGCGCTGGTGCTGTTCCTGGCCGGCGCCGCCGTGTCGCCTACCATCATCACCGCGATGGGGCTGATCGAGCGGCTGGTGCCGCCGTCGCAGCTGACCGAGGGCATCACCTGGGTGATGACCGGGATCGGCATCGGCATGGCCGTCGGCTCCTCCGCCTCCGGCCGGATCATCGACGAATTCGGCGCCTCGGCCGGGTTCTGGGTGTCGGTCGCGGCCGGGACCGCGGCGCTGGCCATCGCCCTTCTCGGCCAGCGCTGGCTGCACGGCCGGGCGCCGGCCGGGGCGGCCTGC
This region includes:
- a CDS encoding MFS transporter, translating into MTNPYAEIFRAPGAKAFSAAGFIARLPLAMMTLGIVTMLSQARGEYALAGAVSATFALSNALIAPQISRLVDRRGQGRVAVPATLVTVAAMAGLMLATRLGAPDWTLFLFAIGAGAMPSLSAFVRARWTELYRDTPQLRTAFAFESVVDEVIFMTGPVIAIGLSVAVIPEAGPLAATLLLAAGVALFSRLKATEPPVHAPEAGRGRSVIRLGSVRVIALTMVAVGAIFGTAEVTAVAFAEAHGATAAASLVLAAYALGSLIAGLVFGAMKPRLSLAAQFVLAIGLAALTTLPLLVVDSIPALALVLFLAGAAVSPTIITAMGLIERLVPPSQLTEGITWVMTGIGIGMAVGSSASGRIIDEFGASAGFWVSVAAGTAALAIALLGQRWLHGRAPAGAACAAA
- a CDS encoding GFA family protein, whose amino-acid sequence is MSDYPVLRPEPRADVDGVRLRQGGCSCGAVRFTVRGEPLVVGICHCTECRKATGAVAMGYADWPRDAFTATGEVRTFRGRSFCPACGSRLFHPAEGKDRVEILLGALDEAPGDLRPTREGWIIRREPWLAPVAGAGQFDRDPT
- a CDS encoding DUF1428 domain-containing protein, producing MSYADGFVAAVPKENLEAYKEMARKAGAVWKEHGALAYVECIGDDVPYGELTSFPRSVQAKEDEVVIFAWIVYESRAARDEINRKVMADPRMDMGTATPPFDGKRMIYGGFEVFVEL
- a CDS encoding DUF1428 domain-containing protein yields the protein MSYADGFVLAVPKARLEEYKEMARKAGAVWKEHGALAYVECIGDDVPYGELTSFPRAVQAKEDEIVVFAWVVYENRAARDEILKKVFADPRLQGDHAAMPFDGKRMIYGGFEVFLEL
- a CDS encoding TetR/AcrR family transcriptional regulator, whose product is MAHRPRSEMIAETRAKLLAAARHAFGAVGYAEASMDDFTAEAGLTRGALYHHFGDKKGLLRAVIAEIDAEMNVRLREVSGRAESLWQGFCDECIAYLEMALEPEIRRIVLRDGPAVLGDPSTWDSQSQCIASMAGSLRRLAEDGVIVPVDPEATARLLNGAMLHAAQWIANAPDPDVAAGHSIKAFGALLSGLLKERKVDR